One part of the Phragmites australis chromosome 3, lpPhrAust1.1, whole genome shotgun sequence genome encodes these proteins:
- the LOC133911371 gene encoding protein WEAK CHLOROPLAST MOVEMENT UNDER BLUE LIGHT 1-like → MEEANIEGTSQPSIAPASSDLPGSPAYPAPIAPSSSRETSQGGQSQQRIGQDEMQGQNSSYKASEIASRFIEVIDEKSHIDTAAPIDSVKGAVSKFGGILDWRERRKQVQDELDKVQAEVTEYQKRSQEAEAGKAQVLQELGSTARVVDELRLSLEKAQTEEVQARQETELTELRFRELQLGASDSAAAKAELDVVMDRRAAALAELQSARAELESLEKERTAAAAEADAVKAQARETAAASQEAGKAVEDLAAELIALKGELESSRAAHDEAEAKRMILALELEQDKAQWQTELEEAEQEAKKLRGELMAANDLESKAASASELMASLKAELFACAVEGTLGEDEKPTVSSQAMLEKTKKELEDVKASVERAKDEAKCLRVAAASMRDDLEREKAELEAMQRKEGLSSASIPSLEEELSRVTSELAVSEARAREDKDESKMTEQVGEARRQAEQAKAKARSAREEVTKAREEAGVSKAAVCAMEARLEAVTREILAANTSEEIATTSASALLQESKPARRLKSLGLEGGVTLTVEEYDELSRRAQEMEEVAGKRVIEAVKLIKEAKDAEVRSLEKLAQLAKQTEQRRQALQAATEEAEEAEFGKLTAERELRQWRAEHEQRRRVAGETDSPRTGLAEISVLDDPGAGDGRGNPHILSPRGYMPRPDVTGSAAEAEARQRKTFFPRMVMFLARKRAQSWK, encoded by the exons ATGGAGGAAGCTAACATTGAAGGGACCAGCCAGCCCTCAATTGCTCCTGCATCTTCCGATTTGCCGGGAAGCCCGGCCTACCCGGCACCTATAGCTCCATCCAGCTCTCGCGAAACTTCTCAAGGCGGTCAGTCTCAGCAACGAATTGGGCAAGATGAAATGCAAGGGCAAAACAGCAGCTATAAAGCGTCAGAGATCGCTAGTCGCTTCATTGAGGTCATTGATGAAAAGTCGCACATCGACACCGCGGCGCCGATCGATTCCGTTAAAGGCGCCGTGAGCAAATTCGGAGGGATCCTTGATTGGAGAGAG AGACGGAAGCAAGTCCAGGATGAGCTCGACAAGGTGCAGGCAGAGGTCACCGAGTACCAGAAGAGATCACAGGAGGCAGAGGCCGGCAAGGCGCAAGTTCTACAAGAGCTGGGCAGCACGGCGAGAGTGGTCGATGAGCTAAGGCTGAGCCTGGAGAAAGCGCAGACCGAGGAGGTGCAGGCGCGGCAGGAAACGGAGCTCACCGAGCTGCGCTTCCGGGAGTTGCAGCTGGGCGCCAGCGACAGCGCAGCGGCGAAGGCGGAGCTCGACGTCGTGATGGACCGCCGCGCGGCCGCGCTCGCAGAACTGCAGTCGGCGCGAGCGGAGCTGGAGTCGCTGGAGAAGGAGCGCACTGCAGCCGCGGCCGAGGCGGACGCCGTGAAGGCACAAGCGCGGGAGACCGCTGCGGCGTCACAGGAGGCCGGGAAGGCCGTCGAGGACCTCGCCGCCGAGCTCATTGCACTGAAAGGGGAGCTGGAATCTTCACGCGCTGCTCACGACGAGGCGGAGGCGAAGAGGATGATACTGGCTTTGGAGTTGGAGCAAGACAAGGCGCAATGGCAGACCGAACTGGAGGAGGCTGAGCAGGAGGCGAAGAAGCTGAGGGGTGAGCTAATGGCGGCCAATGATCTCGAGTCCAAGGCGGCGTCGGCTTCTGAACTGATGGCTAGCTTGAAAGCCGAGCTATTCGCTTGCGCCGTCGAAGGAACACTGGGCGAGGATGAGAAGCCGACGGTGAGCTCCCAGGCGATGCTGGAGAAGACCAAGAAGGAGCTCGAGGACGTAAAGGCCAGCGTCGAGAGGGCCAAGGACGAGGCCAAGTGCCtgcgcgtcgccgccgcctcgaTGCGCGATGACTTAGAGAGGGAGAAGGCGGAGCTCGAAGCGATGCAGCGGAAGGAAGGACTCTCGTCAGCGTCCATCCCTTCCCTCGAGGAGGAGTTGAGCCGGGTTACCTCCGAGCTCGCCGTGTCGGAGGCAAGAGCAAGGGAGGACAAAGACGAGAGCAAGATGACTGAGCAGGTAGGCGAGGCGCGGCGACAAGCGGAGCAAGCGAAGGCAAAGGCCCGATCGGCTCGCGAGGAGGTTACAAAGGCCAGAGAAGAGGCGGGCGTGTCCAAGGCCGCCGTCTGCGCCATGGAGGCTCGGCTGGAGGCGGTGACGCGGGAGATACTCGCCGCGAACACGTCGGAGGAGATCGCCACGACCTCAGCAAGCGCGTTGCTGCAAGAAAGCAAGCCGGCAAGAAGGTTGAAGAGCCTGGGCCTCGAAGGGGGCGTGACACTGACGGTGGAGGAGTATGACGAGCTGAGCCGGAGGGCgcaggagatggaggaggtcgCCGGCAAGCGGGTGATCGAGGCGGTGAAGCTCATCAAGGAAGCCAAGGATGCGGAGGTGCGGAGCCTGGAAAAGCTGGCGCAGCTCGCGAAGCAGACAGAACAGAGGCGGCAGGCGCTGCAGGCTGCGACAGAGGAGGCCGAGGAAGCGGAGTTTGGCAAGCTCACGGCGGAGCGGGAGCTCAGGCAGTGGCGCGCCGAGCACGAGCAGCGGCGGCGCGTGGCCGGCGAGACCGACTCTCCCCGTACGGGCCTCGCCGAGATCTCCGTGCTCGACGACCCGGGCGCCGGTGACGGCCGCGGGAACCCCCACATACTCAGTCCGAGAGGGTACATGCCAAGGCCCGACGTGACGGGGTCGGCGGCTGAGGCGGAGGCGAGGCAGAGGAAGACATTCTTCCCGCGGATGGTCATGTTCTTGGCGCGAAAGAGAGCTCAGTCTTGGAAGTGA